A part of Sinorhizobium chiapasense genomic DNA contains:
- the hslU gene encoding ATP-dependent protease ATPase subunit HslU, with amino-acid sequence MTNFSPREIVSELDRYIIGQKDAKRAVAIALRNRWRRQQLDDDLRDEVMPKNILMIGPTGVGKTEISRRLAKLAGAPFVKVEATKFTEVGYVGRDVEQIVRDLVEVGITLVREKKRADVKAKAHQNAEERVLDALVGATASPATRDSFRKKLRANELDDKEIEIDVAETGAPGGFEIPGMPGANIGVLNLSEMFGKALGGRTKKVKTTVKASYELLINDESDKLLDNEQIQREAVSAAENDGIVFLDEIDKIAARDGGIGAGVSREGVQRDLLPLVEGTTVATKYGPVKTDHILFIASGAFHVSKPSDLLPELQGRLPIRVELRALTKEDFRRILTETEASLIRQYKALLDTEEVKLDFTEDAIDALAEVAVQLNTNVENIGARRLQTVMERVLDDVSFNAPDRGGQTVMIDAEYVRKHVGDLAANTDLSRYIL; translated from the coding sequence ATGACCAACTTTTCACCCAGAGAAATCGTGTCGGAGCTCGACCGCTACATCATCGGCCAGAAGGACGCGAAACGCGCAGTCGCCATTGCCTTGCGCAACCGCTGGCGCCGTCAGCAGCTTGACGACGATCTGCGCGACGAAGTCATGCCGAAGAATATCCTGATGATCGGCCCGACGGGCGTCGGCAAGACGGAAATCTCCCGGCGGCTGGCGAAGCTCGCCGGCGCCCCCTTCGTCAAGGTCGAAGCGACCAAGTTCACCGAGGTCGGCTATGTCGGCCGTGACGTGGAGCAGATCGTTCGCGACCTCGTCGAGGTCGGCATCACATTGGTGCGGGAGAAGAAGCGCGCTGACGTCAAGGCGAAGGCCCACCAGAACGCCGAAGAGCGTGTGCTCGACGCCCTGGTTGGCGCAACCGCCTCGCCCGCAACGCGCGATTCCTTCCGCAAGAAATTGAGAGCCAACGAGCTCGACGACAAGGAAATCGAGATCGACGTTGCCGAGACCGGCGCTCCGGGTGGCTTCGAGATTCCGGGCATGCCCGGCGCCAATATCGGCGTCCTCAATCTTTCCGAAATGTTCGGCAAGGCGCTCGGCGGCAGGACGAAGAAGGTCAAGACGACTGTCAAGGCCTCCTATGAACTCTTGATCAACGACGAGTCCGACAAGCTGCTCGACAACGAGCAGATCCAGCGCGAAGCGGTCTCTGCGGCCGAGAACGATGGCATCGTCTTCCTCGACGAGATCGACAAGATCGCGGCGCGCGATGGCGGGATCGGTGCCGGCGTGTCGCGCGAGGGCGTCCAGCGGGACCTGCTGCCGCTGGTGGAAGGCACGACGGTCGCGACGAAGTATGGACCGGTGAAGACGGACCACATCCTCTTCATCGCCTCCGGCGCCTTCCACGTCTCCAAGCCATCTGATCTGCTGCCGGAATTGCAGGGCCGCCTGCCGATCCGCGTCGAACTGCGCGCACTGACCAAGGAGGATTTCCGCCGTATCCTGACGGAGACCGAGGCGAGCCTCATCCGCCAGTACAAGGCGCTTCTCGACACGGAGGAAGTCAAGCTCGATTTTACCGAGGATGCGATCGACGCACTCGCCGAGGTCGCCGTCCAGCTCAACACCAATGTCGAGAATATCGGCGCGCGCCGCCTGCAGACGGTGATGGAGCGCGTCCTCGACGACGTTTCCTTCAACGCGCCGGACCGTGGCGGCCAGACGGTGATGATCGATGCGGAATATGTCCGCAAGCACGTCGGTGATCTCGCCGCCAACACCGACCTGTCGCGCTATATTCTTTAA